From Sphingopyxis sp. MWB1, a single genomic window includes:
- a CDS encoding DUF885 family protein — MMKKRYRYLAAALLGAALPALALPSSALAKEAASAASDYDALVGLYREFRAFVPPPMKQGVPDYSPVAMVRHYEGLKQFQARLRAIDDSQWPIDQRVDYALVLAEMRGLEFQHRVTQPWKRDPAFYSVTNLGFGPKMHGAFAIPDLPLPADKLAAFRAQLDAVPQALRQARSQLTDARGDLARLAITQKQVEVNVFGELAARAQKVQPELAAPARRAQAAAADFKRWLESIEAGLPAHGGVGRDNYAWYLKNVLLLPYTPEEVALIGEREYQRQIAFLKIEEHRNRDIPMPDPVATREEFDAKRRGEDEDLLRFLREGDWVTIPDYVRHDPEEGPYQFPFEKDPSKPGLFDPPLDLHFFFQAEFRDGRPLRAHNLPGHAFDALQAARDTRPIRGQPRLFFVNGVRNEGWAFYLEEMILQAGFLDDRPKTREIDYILGAKRAARVLPEIKMQANEWTWAEANASLIARTPKWMKPGDAVAQFDIELYLRQPGYGIGYYLGKVELEKLLADVAMQEGEAFDIKRFHDRFRAAGSIPISLIRWEMTGRDDEIKAMRD, encoded by the coding sequence ATGATGAAGAAGAGATACCGCTATCTCGCGGCTGCACTGCTGGGTGCAGCGCTCCCGGCGCTGGCGTTACCATCGTCCGCGCTGGCGAAGGAAGCCGCCAGCGCTGCGTCGGACTATGACGCGCTCGTCGGCCTCTACCGCGAGTTTCGCGCCTTCGTTCCCCCGCCGATGAAGCAGGGGGTGCCCGATTATTCGCCCGTCGCCATGGTGCGCCATTATGAAGGACTAAAGCAGTTTCAGGCGCGCCTTCGCGCCATCGACGACAGCCAGTGGCCCATCGACCAGCGGGTCGATTACGCCCTTGTCCTTGCTGAAATGCGCGGCCTTGAATTTCAGCACCGCGTCACCCAGCCGTGGAAGCGCGATCCCGCCTTCTACAGCGTGACGAACCTTGGTTTCGGGCCGAAAATGCATGGCGCTTTCGCCATTCCCGACCTGCCGCTTCCCGCTGACAAGCTGGCCGCATTTCGTGCCCAACTTGATGCGGTGCCACAGGCGCTGCGCCAGGCGCGAAGCCAGCTCACCGATGCGCGCGGCGATCTTGCCCGGCTGGCCATCACCCAGAAACAGGTGGAGGTGAATGTCTTTGGCGAACTCGCCGCCCGCGCCCAAAAAGTGCAGCCCGAACTGGCCGCGCCCGCCCGCCGCGCACAGGCGGCCGCCGCCGATTTCAAGCGCTGGCTCGAAAGCATAGAGGCTGGTCTTCCCGCGCATGGCGGCGTCGGGCGTGACAATTATGCCTGGTATCTGAAGAACGTCCTCCTCCTTCCTTATACGCCGGAGGAAGTGGCGCTGATCGGCGAGCGCGAATATCAGCGGCAGATCGCTTTCCTCAAGATCGAAGAGCATAGGAACCGCGACATTCCCATGCCCGATCCGGTCGCGACCCGCGAAGAATTTGATGCCAAGCGCAGGGGCGAGGATGAGGATCTGCTCCGTTTCCTGCGCGAAGGCGATTGGGTGACCATCCCCGATTATGTCCGGCACGATCCGGAGGAGGGGCCTTATCAATTCCCCTTTGAAAAGGACCCTTCCAAACCCGGCCTGTTCGATCCGCCGCTCGATCTCCATTTCTTCTTTCAGGCCGAGTTTCGCGATGGCCGGCCCTTGCGCGCGCATAATCTGCCCGGCCACGCCTTTGACGCGCTTCAGGCCGCGCGCGATACCCGCCCGATCCGGGGGCAGCCGCGCCTCTTCTTCGTCAACGGCGTCCGCAATGAAGGCTGGGCCTTTTACCTTGAGGAAATGATCCTGCAGGCAGGCTTTCTCGACGACCGCCCCAAAACGCGCGAGATCGACTATATATTGGGCGCCAAGCGCGCCGCGCGCGTTTTGCCAGAGATTAAAATGCAGGCGAATGAATGGACCTGGGCGGAGGCCAATGCTTCGCTGATCGCGCGGACCCCCAAATGGATGAAGCCGGGCGATGCCGTCGCCCAGTTCGATATCGAGCTTTACCTGCGCCAGCCGGGCTATGGCATCGGCTATTATCTGGGCAAGGTCGAACTGGAAAAATTGCTCGCCGACGTCGCGATGCAGGAAGGGGAGGCGTTTGACATCAAGCGCTTCCACGACCGTTTCCGCGCCGCCGGGTCGATTCCCATTTCGCTCATTCGCTGGGAAATGACGGGCCGCGACGACGAAATAAAGGCCATGCGCGACTGA
- a CDS encoding pyridoxal phosphate-dependent aminotransferase: protein MKWPADRLATGSKKSFGMYEEAAKLDAQGVDLIHLEFGRPHADTPAHIKDATKAALDAGIVHYGDFRGTLSFREALAKKLSAFNRLDYGVDEILVTNGLTHASYAAFMAAIDPGDEVILLDPYYPQHIGKTEVAGGKVVIAQLDKANDFAISKEAIAAKITGRTRMIVLVNPANPTGRVYSREELQHVADLAIEHDLLVLSDEVYEYITYGGAEHISIGSLPGMRERTITCFAFTKAYSMDGWRIGYLTADAALMPAILRMAMTEVTHVNVFVQEGARAAVEGPQDAMLAMVEADRRKRDIVVQALNQMPGVTCAEPEGTIYAFPDISGTGRSSQELATAILHEAHVVVEAGSFYGPAGEGHLRVCFGSESEARVAEAMERLSRFFNAR, encoded by the coding sequence ATGAAATGGCCCGCTGACCGCCTGGCAACCGGATCGAAGAAAAGTTTCGGCATGTATGAAGAGGCGGCAAAGCTCGACGCGCAGGGCGTCGATCTCATCCACCTTGAATTCGGGCGCCCCCATGCGGACACGCCCGCCCATATCAAGGACGCGACCAAGGCGGCGCTCGATGCCGGCATCGTTCATTATGGCGATTTTCGTGGCACCCTCTCGTTTCGCGAGGCGCTGGCCAAAAAGCTCTCGGCCTTCAACCGGCTCGACTATGGCGTGGATGAAATACTCGTCACCAACGGGCTGACCCATGCCTCCTATGCGGCTTTCATGGCGGCGATTGATCCCGGCGATGAGGTGATCCTGCTCGATCCCTATTATCCCCAGCATATCGGCAAGACCGAAGTGGCGGGGGGTAAGGTGGTGATCGCCCAGCTCGACAAGGCCAATGATTTCGCCATTTCAAAAGAAGCGATCGCGGCAAAGATTACAGGCCGCACCCGGATGATCGTGCTCGTCAACCCGGCGAATCCCACGGGCCGTGTTTACAGCCGCGAAGAATTGCAGCATGTCGCCGACCTTGCCATCGAACATGATCTGCTCGTCCTGTCCGACGAGGTCTATGAATATATCACCTATGGCGGCGCAGAGCATATCAGCATCGGCAGCCTGCCGGGGATGCGCGAACGCACCATCACCTGCTTTGCCTTTACCAAGGCCTATTCGATGGACGGCTGGCGTATCGGTTATCTCACCGCCGACGCCGCGCTGATGCCCGCGATTCTGCGCATGGCGATGACCGAGGTGACGCACGTCAATGTCTTCGTGCAGGAAGGCGCGCGCGCCGCGGTCGAGGGGCCTCAGGATGCCATGCTGGCGATGGTCGAGGCCGACCGGCGCAAGCGCGATATCGTCGTCCAGGCGCTGAACCAGATGCCCGGCGTCACCTGCGCCGAGCCCGAAGGCACCATCTATGCCTTTCCCGACATCAGCGGCACCGGGCGCAGCTCGCAGGAACTGGCGACCGCCATTTTGCATGAAGCGCATGTGGTCGTCGAAGCGGGCAGCTTCTATGGCCCGGCGGGCGAGGGGCATTTACGTGTGTGTTTCGGATCGGAATCCGAAGCAAGGGTGGCCGAAGCGATGGAGAGGCTCAGCCGCTTTTTCAACGCCCGCTAA
- a CDS encoding bifunctional salicylyl-CoA 5-hydroxylase/oxidoreductase, with protein MKIACVGGGPAGLYFAISMKLRNAAHQIDVFERNRADDTFGWGVVFSDQTVENLMANDPVSGATIREEFAHWDDIDVHIHGERIRSSGHGFIGIGRKRLLAILQERARELGIGLHFEQEVSANPADWADYDLVIAADGANSRIRTAHAEHFDVDIQMRRNKFFWFGTKQQFDAFTFAFEETEAGWVWAHAYRFDDDLSTFIVEMEPETWEKLGLDTMDQPEAIALCQDIFAKYLNGNELMSNARHLPGPQAWLNFRRIITGRWSYDKFILLGDAAHTAHFSIGSGTKLALEDAIKLAEVLNRPRLGRAAALEEYQAERNIEVLKLQNSARNSTEWFETLHRYLPFQPIQFAYSLLTRSQRVSHENLRLRDKGWLEGVERWFQAQAPGGKTHDEAAPPLFAPYKLREMMLANRIVVSPMAMYSAKDGTPDDFHLVHYGARAQGGAGLVYTEMTCVSPEARITPGCPGMYAPDHAAAWRRITDFVHTHSQAKICLQLGHSGAKGSTKIGWEGMDEPLDDGNWPLIAASDVPWSANNQTPRPMTREDMDMVRDQFVAATHMAIYAGFDMIEMHAAHGYLLSSFITPLLNRRSDEYGGSLENRLRFPLEVFRAMRAAWPADRPMSVRISANDWMGEAGVTPDEAVRIAEAFEAAGADLIDVSAGQTWAECKPVYGRMFQTPFADQIRNEARVSTMAVGNIFETDHANSILAAGRADLVAIGRPHMIDPMWTLRAAAQHDYRGANVPPNYQAGMAQLGRNLKRAAEQEAALRG; from the coding sequence GTGAAGATCGCATGCGTGGGTGGCGGCCCGGCCGGCCTCTATTTCGCCATTTCAATGAAATTGCGCAATGCGGCGCACCAGATCGACGTGTTCGAGCGGAACCGCGCCGATGACACATTTGGCTGGGGCGTCGTCTTTTCCGACCAGACGGTCGAAAATCTGATGGCCAATGATCCGGTAAGCGGCGCGACGATCCGCGAGGAATTCGCCCATTGGGACGATATCGACGTGCATATTCATGGCGAGCGCATCCGCTCATCGGGCCATGGCTTCATCGGCATCGGGCGCAAAAGGCTGCTCGCCATCCTGCAGGAACGGGCGCGCGAATTGGGGATCGGCCTGCATTTCGAACAAGAAGTCAGCGCCAACCCTGCCGACTGGGCCGATTATGATCTGGTTATCGCCGCCGATGGCGCGAACAGCCGCATTCGCACCGCCCATGCCGAACATTTCGATGTCGATATTCAGATGCGGCGCAACAAATTCTTCTGGTTCGGGACGAAGCAGCAGTTCGACGCCTTCACCTTTGCCTTTGAAGAGACGGAAGCCGGCTGGGTGTGGGCCCATGCCTATCGCTTTGACGATGACCTTTCGACCTTCATCGTCGAGATGGAGCCGGAAACATGGGAGAAGCTGGGCCTCGACACGATGGACCAGCCCGAGGCGATTGCGCTGTGCCAGGATATTTTCGCCAAATATCTGAATGGCAATGAGCTTATGTCGAACGCCCGGCACTTGCCGGGGCCGCAGGCGTGGCTGAATTTCCGGCGGATCATCACCGGCCGCTGGTCTTATGACAAATTCATCCTGCTGGGCGATGCCGCGCATACCGCCCATTTTTCGATCGGATCGGGAACCAAGCTGGCGCTGGAAGATGCCATCAAGCTGGCCGAGGTGCTCAATCGTCCCCGGCTGGGCCGGGCGGCGGCGCTGGAGGAATATCAGGCCGAACGCAATATCGAGGTGTTGAAGCTGCAGAATAGCGCGCGCAATTCGACCGAATGGTTTGAGACGCTGCACCGCTACCTGCCCTTCCAGCCGATCCAGTTCGCTTATTCGCTGCTCACCCGGTCGCAGCGGGTCAGCCATGAAAATCTGCGGCTGCGCGACAAGGGCTGGCTCGAGGGGGTCGAGCGCTGGTTTCAGGCGCAGGCGCCCGGCGGGAAGACGCACGACGAGGCCGCGCCGCCCCTGTTCGCCCCCTATAAGCTGCGCGAGATGATGCTTGCCAATCGCATCGTTGTATCGCCCATGGCGATGTATTCGGCGAAGGACGGCACGCCCGATGATTTCCACCTCGTCCATTATGGCGCGCGGGCGCAGGGCGGCGCGGGGCTGGTTTATACCGAAATGACCTGTGTGTCGCCCGAAGCGCGCATCACCCCCGGATGCCCCGGCATGTATGCGCCGGACCATGCCGCGGCTTGGCGAAGGATCACCGATTTCGTTCATACCCACAGCCAGGCGAAAATCTGCCTGCAGCTCGGCCATTCGGGCGCCAAGGGATCGACCAAAATCGGCTGGGAAGGCATGGACGAACCGCTGGATGACGGCAATTGGCCGCTGATCGCCGCCTCTGACGTGCCGTGGAGCGCGAACAATCAGACCCCGCGCCCGATGACGCGGGAGGATATGGATATGGTGCGCGACCAATTTGTCGCCGCCACCCATATGGCGATTTACGCCGGGTTCGACATGATCGAAATGCACGCCGCGCACGGCTATCTCCTCTCCAGCTTTATCACCCCGCTGCTCAACCGCCGCAGCGACGAATATGGCGGAAGCCTCGAAAACCGGCTGCGTTTCCCGCTGGAAGTCTTTCGCGCGATGCGCGCCGCCTGGCCCGCCGACCGGCCGATGTCGGTGCGCATTTCGGCGAATGACTGGATGGGCGAGGCCGGGGTCACCCCCGATGAAGCGGTGCGGATCGCCGAAGCCTTTGAAGCGGCGGGCGCTGACCTGATCGACGTGTCGGCGGGGCAGACCTGGGCCGAGTGCAAGCCTGTTTATGGCCGCATGTTCCAGACGCCTTTTGCCGACCAGATTCGCAATGAAGCGCGGGTTTCGACGATGGCGGTGGGTAATATCTTTGAAACCGACCATGCCAATTCGATCCTCGCCGCGGGACGCGCCGATCTGGTCGCCATTGGCCGCCCGCATATGATCGACCCGATGTGGACGTTGCGCGCGGCGGCACAGCATGATTATCGCGGTGCCAATGTTCCGCCCAATTATCAGGCAGGAATGGCGCAGCTTGGCCGCAATCTGAAGCGCGCGGCCGAACAGGAAGCGGCGTTGAGGGGATAG
- a CDS encoding SDR family NAD(P)-dependent oxidoreductase gives MQLKKCHAVVTGGGSGIGAAIACALSDAGASVTLVGRRRAALEAVAATLSGPFHLAPADVSDRPSVDAAFAAAREAMGPITILINNAGVAPSGPFAKASLDDWRAAMGVNLDALFHCCQAALPDLLAADAGRIITIASTAGVKGYAYTAPYVASKHGAVGLMRALATEYATTGLTANAVCPGFTDTDIVAHAVDNIQAKTGRSAQEARAELARFNPQKRLIEPKEVAETVLWLCQASSRSITGQAIMVAGGEVM, from the coding sequence ATGCAGCTCAAAAAATGCCATGCCGTGGTGACGGGGGGCGGATCGGGAATCGGCGCGGCCATTGCCTGTGCTCTGAGCGATGCGGGCGCCTCGGTCACGCTGGTCGGGCGTCGGCGCGCGGCGCTGGAAGCGGTCGCCGCGACGCTGAGCGGCCCCTTTCACCTCGCCCCCGCCGATGTGAGCGATCGCCCCTCGGTCGACGCCGCCTTTGCCGCCGCGCGCGAGGCGATGGGGCCGATCACCATATTGATCAACAATGCCGGGGTCGCCCCCAGCGGCCCTTTTGCCAAGGCGAGCCTCGACGACTGGCGCGCGGCGATGGGGGTCAATCTCGATGCGCTGTTCCATTGCTGTCAGGCGGCGCTGCCCGACCTGCTCGCCGCGGACGCGGGCCGCATCATCACCATTGCCTCGACCGCCGGGGTCAAGGGCTATGCCTATACCGCCCCCTATGTTGCGTCCAAACATGGCGCAGTGGGGCTGATGCGGGCGCTCGCCACCGAATATGCGACCACCGGCCTGACCGCCAACGCCGTCTGCCCCGGCTTTACCGATACCGATATCGTCGCGCACGCCGTCGATAATATTCAGGCGAAGACCGGCCGCAGCGCCCAAGAAGCGCGCGCCGAACTGGCGCGGTTCAACCCGCAGAAGCGGCTGATCGAACCCAAGGAAGTGGCCGAGACCGTGCTGTGGCTGTGTCAGGCATCAAGCCGGTCGATCACCGGACAGGCAATCATGGTCGCGGGCGGAGAAGTGATGTGA
- a CDS encoding MarR family winged helix-turn-helix transcriptional regulator: MSKAPAIREKHDGELDERGSVKLWLRLLTCATVIEKRLKRGFADQYDITLPRFDVMAALDRNPQGMTMGQLSQALLVSNGNVTGVVQTLMRDRYVSIAPSPTDGRSSIVRLSQEGRECFAGLAEAHHRWVEQMLGGLSAEERAALYDLLGSLKHSLATDHQEEKI, from the coding sequence GTGAGCAAAGCCCCGGCGATACGCGAAAAGCATGACGGTGAACTCGACGAGCGCGGCAGCGTCAAATTATGGCTGCGCCTCCTGACCTGTGCGACGGTGATCGAGAAGCGGCTGAAGCGCGGCTTTGCCGATCAATATGACATCACCCTGCCCCGCTTTGACGTGATGGCGGCGCTCGACCGCAATCCGCAGGGCATGACCATGGGGCAATTGTCGCAGGCGCTGCTGGTTTCGAACGGCAATGTCACCGGCGTCGTCCAGACGCTGATGCGCGATCGCTATGTCAGCATCGCCCCCTCCCCCACCGATGGCCGCTCGTCGATCGTGCGGCTGTCGCAGGAGGGGCGCGAATGTTTCGCCGGGCTGGCCGAGGCGCATCATCGCTGGGTGGAGCAGATGCTGGGCGGGCTTTCCGCCGAAGAGCGCGCCGCGCTCTATGACCTGCTCGGGTCGCTCAAACATTCCCTTGCCACCGATCATCAGGAGGAAAAGATATGA
- a CDS encoding enoyl-CoA hydratase family protein, with amino-acid sequence MNPQDFAPAHFGWHFDAGVATVTLNRPERKNPLTFESYAELRDMFRALVYAKDVKVVIVTGAGGNFSSGGDVHEIIGPLTKMAMPELLDFTRMTGDLVKAMRACPQPVIAAIDGICVGAGAIMAMASDLRIATPAAKTAFLFTRVGLAGCDMGACAILPRIIGQGRASDLLYTGRMMSAEEGERWGFHNRIVEGDALMDEAIKLARTLAAGPTFAHGITKTQLSTEWAVSVDTAIEMEAQAQAICMATQDFRRAFEAFAAKRNPEFEGN; translated from the coding sequence ATGAACCCCCAGGATTTTGCTCCGGCACATTTCGGCTGGCATTTCGATGCGGGCGTCGCAACGGTTACGCTGAACCGGCCCGAGCGCAAAAACCCCCTCACCTTTGAAAGCTATGCCGAACTGCGCGACATGTTTCGCGCGCTCGTCTATGCAAAGGATGTGAAGGTGGTGATCGTCACCGGCGCCGGCGGCAATTTCTCCTCCGGCGGCGATGTGCACGAAATTATTGGCCCGCTCACCAAAATGGCGATGCCCGAACTGCTCGATTTCACGCGGATGACCGGCGATCTGGTCAAGGCGATGCGCGCCTGTCCGCAGCCGGTCATTGCCGCCATCGACGGCATTTGCGTCGGCGCGGGCGCGATCATGGCGATGGCGTCGGATCTGCGGATCGCCACCCCTGCGGCCAAGACCGCCTTTCTGTTCACCCGCGTCGGGCTGGCGGGATGCGATATGGGCGCCTGCGCCATCCTGCCGCGCATCATCGGTCAGGGCCGCGCGTCGGACCTTCTTTATACCGGCCGTATGATGAGCGCCGAGGAAGGCGAACGCTGGGGCTTTCACAACCGTATCGTCGAGGGCGATGCGCTGATGGACGAGGCGATCAAGCTGGCACGCACGCTCGCCGCCGGCCCCACTTTCGCCCATGGCATCACCAAAACCCAGCTCAGCACCGAATGGGCCGTAAGCGTAGACACAGCGATAGAAATGGAAGCCCAGGCCCAAGCCATCTGCATGGCGACGCAGGATTTCCGCCGCGCGTTCGAAGCCTTTGCCGCCAAGCGCAATCCGGAATTTGAGGGCAACTGA
- a CDS encoding acyl-CoA dehydrogenase family protein, with the protein MTDKSFLDWPFLDDSHRRLAAELDDWCTAYVSDSHSDDVDGDCRALVRALGEAGWLRYCVPAAYGGVHEALDIRSLALIRETLARHSGLADFAFAMQGLGSGTISLFGTEAQKQAYLPEVAAGRKIAAFALTEPASGSDVASMETTATRTAGGFVVNGAKTYISNGGIADYYVLFARTGEAPGAKGVSAFIVDADTPGLTVTERIAVIAPHPLATLDFTDMALPQSALLGEAARGFAQAMATLDIFRTTVGAAALGFARRALDEATARAKTRRLGDGTLADNAVTQSKLAEMVLDVDTSALLIYRAGWLRDVRGTRNTREAALAKLHATDSAQAVIDKAVQMFGGLGVTVGTPVEALYREVRALRIYEGASEVQKIVIARQHLAEAAR; encoded by the coding sequence ATGACCGACAAAAGCTTTCTCGACTGGCCTTTCCTCGATGATAGCCACCGCCGCCTTGCCGCCGAGCTTGATGATTGGTGCACCGCGTATGTCAGCGACAGCCATTCGGACGATGTCGATGGCGATTGCCGCGCGCTGGTGCGGGCGCTGGGTGAGGCTGGCTGGCTGCGCTATTGCGTTCCTGCGGCTTATGGCGGGGTGCATGAGGCGCTCGATATCCGCTCGCTGGCGCTGATCCGCGAGACGCTGGCGCGCCATTCGGGCCTCGCCGATTTTGCCTTTGCCATGCAGGGGCTGGGATCGGGAACGATCAGCCTGTTCGGCACCGAGGCGCAGAAGCAGGCCTATCTGCCCGAGGTCGCAGCGGGACGGAAAATCGCGGCCTTTGCGCTGACCGAACCTGCATCGGGATCCGACGTCGCGTCGATGGAGACGACCGCCACGCGCACCGCCGGGGGCTTTGTCGTCAATGGCGCCAAAACCTATATCTCCAATGGCGGCATCGCCGATTATTATGTGCTGTTCGCGCGTACCGGCGAAGCGCCGGGGGCCAAGGGCGTTTCCGCCTTCATCGTCGATGCCGACACGCCGGGTCTGACAGTGACCGAGCGCATTGCAGTCATCGCGCCGCATCCGCTCGCGACGCTGGATTTTACCGACATGGCGTTGCCACAAAGCGCGTTGCTGGGTGAGGCGGCGCGGGGGTTCGCGCAGGCGATGGCGACACTCGACATTTTCCGGACCACTGTGGGGGCTGCCGCGCTGGGCTTTGCGCGCCGCGCGCTCGATGAGGCGACAGCGCGGGCAAAAACCCGGCGACTGGGCGATGGCACCCTCGCCGATAATGCGGTCACCCAGTCGAAGCTCGCCGAGATGGTCCTCGACGTCGATACATCGGCGTTGCTCATCTATCGCGCCGGCTGGCTGCGCGATGTGCGCGGGACACGCAACACACGCGAAGCCGCGCTCGCCAAGCTGCATGCGACCGACAGCGCGCAGGCGGTAATCGACAAGGCGGTGCAGATGTTTGGCGGGCTGGGCGTCACCGTCGGCACCCCCGTCGAGGCGCTTTATCGCGAGGTGCGCGCGCTGCGTATCTATGAAGGCGCGTCGGAGGTGCAGAAAATCGTGATCGCGCGCCAGCATCTGGCTGAGGCCGCCCGCTGA
- a CDS encoding RidA family protein, translating into MTVHPALLPPGWPRPRGYANAIMASGRTIYTAGVVGWDAEEKFPCTDLAGQFRQVVENTLAILAEGGAGPEHIARMTWYITSRAEYLDSLPEIGAIYRELIGKNFPAMAVVEVTALVEAEAKIEIETIAVVPEAA; encoded by the coding sequence ATGACCGTTCACCCCGCCCTGCTTCCCCCCGGATGGCCGCGCCCGCGCGGCTATGCCAATGCCATCATGGCGAGCGGCCGCACCATCTATACCGCCGGGGTCGTCGGCTGGGATGCCGAGGAAAAATTCCCCTGCACCGACCTTGCAGGCCAGTTCCGTCAGGTCGTCGAGAATACGCTGGCCATATTGGCCGAAGGCGGCGCAGGGCCAGAACATATTGCGCGCATGACCTGGTATATCACCAGCCGCGCCGAATATCTGGACAGCCTGCCCGAGATTGGCGCCATTTATCGCGAGTTGATCGGCAAGAATTTCCCGGCCATGGCGGTTGTCGAAGTCACCGCGCTGGTCGAAGCCGAAGCCAAGATCGAGATTGAAACCATCGCGGTTGTCCCCGAAGCAGCCTGA